The Chryseobacterium indicum genome includes a window with the following:
- a CDS encoding UDP-glucose--hexose-1-phosphate uridylyltransferase: MNTREMKSSFNQKNHPHRRYNPLLDEWILVSPQRANRPWQGQTEKTSEEQLPAHDPNCYLCSGNVRVNGEKNPDYKGVFVFDNDFGSLMKDDVEFSGETSDFFLLKPERGINRVICFSENHSLTLPDMEVNDIKTVVDVWQKQYEELGNLDYINNVQFFENKGQVMGCSNPHPHGQIWAQSSIPSMVLKTQENLKKYFEKNGTSLLEDYVKKELEARERIILENEDFAALVPFWAVWPYETMVVSKRKIENLLHFSENEKLSLALILKDLTTKYDHLFNVSFPYSAGIHQSPTDGESHPEWHFHMHFYPPLLRSAEVKKFMVGYEMLAEAQRDITPEQSAEILKNLP, encoded by the coding sequence ATGAATACCAGAGAAATGAAATCGTCATTTAATCAGAAAAACCATCCTCACAGAAGATACAATCCGCTTTTGGATGAATGGATTCTGGTTTCTCCGCAAAGAGCGAACCGACCTTGGCAGGGACAAACAGAGAAAACATCAGAAGAACAGCTTCCTGCTCATGATCCAAATTGTTATTTGTGTTCAGGAAATGTTCGTGTTAACGGAGAAAAAAATCCGGATTATAAAGGAGTTTTTGTTTTTGATAATGATTTTGGCTCCCTGATGAAAGACGATGTCGAATTTTCTGGTGAAACTTCAGATTTCTTTTTATTAAAACCTGAACGCGGGATTAACCGGGTTATCTGTTTTTCGGAAAATCACAGTCTTACACTGCCCGATATGGAAGTTAATGACATTAAAACTGTTGTTGATGTCTGGCAGAAACAATATGAGGAACTGGGAAATCTCGATTACATCAATAACGTTCAGTTTTTCGAAAATAAAGGTCAGGTCATGGGCTGCAGCAACCCTCATCCGCATGGGCAGATCTGGGCACAGTCTTCAATTCCCTCTATGGTATTAAAGACGCAGGAAAATCTTAAAAAATATTTTGAAAAAAACGGGACTTCTCTTTTGGAAGATTATGTAAAAAAAGAGCTGGAAGCCAGAGAAAGAATTATTTTAGAAAATGAGGATTTTGCCGCATTAGTTCCGTTTTGGGCAGTATGGCCTTACGAAACGATGGTTGTAAGCAAAAGAAAAATTGAAAATCTTCTTCATTTTTCCGAAAACGAAAAATTATCCTTAGCATTAATTTTAAAAGATCTGACGACAAAATACGACCATCTTTTTAATGTTTCCTTTCCTTATTCAGCGGGAATTCATCAATCGCCAACCGACGGAGAGTCTCATCCGGAGTGGCATTTTCATATGCATTTTTATCCGCCTTTGCTGAGAAGTGCAGAAGTGAAAAAATTTATGGTCGGTTATGAAATGCTTGCCGAAGCTCAGCGTGATATCACGCCGGAGCAAAGTGCAGAGATATTAAAGAATCTTCCTTAA
- the galK gene encoding galactokinase — translation MQDNLINHTKNSFRAFFQSEPERIFLAPGRINIIGEHVDYSDGFVLPAAIDKYICFAVKKTEDAEISFFAKDFNDSFSFDVHEKQIPVSKIWANYLLGVFNAIQELGKEVGGLQIAFSSTIPMGSGLSSSAALECGFAYLLNEIFDLHLNKKEIAVIGQKSEHTFAGVKCGIMDQFSSVFGKEHQVIMLDCNSLEHQYFEANIDGYSLVLFDSCVKHTHLTSGYNDRRRDVDNGKKILGEKFPEVNKFRDFSFEMLDEARSEMGEVPYKRCFYLLKEIKRVEKAAKALSEGNIEYLGELLNETHTGLSTEFEVSCDELDFMVEQTLKEEGVLGARIMGGGFGGCSINLIKDEKVNRVIENITDLYKQAYNIDMKVYKVKISDGINEYQRNEIVI, via the coding sequence ATGCAGGATAATTTAATCAATCACACAAAAAACTCATTTCGGGCATTTTTCCAATCGGAACCTGAAAGAATTTTTCTCGCTCCGGGAAGAATCAATATCATTGGAGAACACGTAGATTACAGCGACGGCTTCGTTCTTCCTGCGGCTATTGATAAGTACATTTGTTTTGCTGTAAAAAAAACAGAGGATGCCGAAATTTCTTTTTTTGCGAAGGATTTTAATGATTCTTTCAGTTTTGATGTTCATGAGAAGCAGATTCCGGTTTCGAAGATCTGGGCAAATTATCTGTTAGGTGTTTTTAATGCCATTCAGGAACTTGGGAAAGAAGTCGGAGGATTACAGATTGCTTTCAGCAGTACGATTCCGATGGGTTCCGGTTTGTCTTCTTCAGCTGCTTTAGAATGTGGTTTTGCTTATCTTCTCAACGAAATTTTCGATTTACATTTAAATAAAAAAGAAATAGCGGTTATCGGTCAGAAATCCGAACATACTTTTGCAGGGGTAAAATGCGGCATTATGGATCAGTTTTCGTCAGTCTTCGGAAAAGAGCATCAGGTGATTATGTTGGATTGTAACTCTCTGGAGCATCAGTATTTTGAGGCCAATATCGATGGTTACAGTCTTGTTCTTTTCGACAGTTGTGTAAAACATACCCATCTTACTTCCGGTTACAATGACAGAAGAAGAGATGTTGACAACGGTAAAAAAATATTGGGCGAAAAATTTCCTGAAGTGAATAAATTCAGGGATTTCAGTTTTGAAATGCTGGATGAAGCAAGATCAGAAATGGGAGAAGTTCCTTATAAAAGATGCTTTTACCTTCTCAAAGAAATCAAAAGAGTGGAAAAGGCTGCAAAAGCTTTGTCAGAAGGTAATATAGAATACCTTGGTGAACTTTTGAATGAAACCCATACAGGACTTTCGACAGAGTTTGAAGTAAGCTGTGATGAGCTCGACTTTATGGTTGAACAAACGTTAAAAGAAGAAGGCGTCTTAGGAGCGAGAATTATGGGTGGCGGTTTTGGCGGCTGCAGCATCAATCTTATTAAAGATGAAAAGGTAAATCGCGTTATTGAAAATATCACGGATCTGTATAAACAGGCTTACAATATAGACATGAAAGTCTACAAAGTAAAAATATCGGACGGAATTAATGAATACCAGAGAAATGAAATCGTCATTTAA
- a CDS encoding transketolase family protein: MKKYTYTEKKDTRSGFGAGMAELADKNPNVVGLCADLIGSLKFEKFIEKAPERFFQIGIAEANMIGMAAGLATEGKIPFTGTFANFSTGRVYDQIRQSVAYSGKNVKICASHAGLTLGEDGATHQILEDIGLMKMLPGMTVINTCDYNQTKAATIAIADYEGPVYLRFGRPVIPVFTDEDQKFEIGKAWMVNEGKDVTIIATGHLVWEAIKAGEILEEQGIDAEIINIHTIKPLDSEAILTSVKKTGCVVTAEEHNRLGGLGDSVAQLLITEYLAPQEYVAVNDSFGESGTPDQLMEKYGLTAHDIVEAVEKVMKRK, encoded by the coding sequence ATGAAAAAATATACCTACACAGAAAAAAAAGACACCCGAAGCGGTTTCGGAGCAGGAATGGCAGAACTGGCAGACAAAAACCCGAATGTTGTCGGACTTTGTGCAGATCTTATTGGTTCTTTAAAATTTGAAAAGTTCATCGAAAAAGCACCGGAGCGTTTTTTCCAGATCGGAATCGCGGAAGCCAATATGATTGGAATGGCAGCGGGTCTGGCTACGGAAGGAAAAATACCTTTCACGGGAACTTTTGCTAACTTTTCTACAGGAAGAGTGTACGATCAGATTCGTCAGTCGGTGGCTTACTCAGGGAAAAATGTGAAAATTTGTGCATCTCACGCAGGGTTAACGTTAGGTGAAGACGGTGCAACCCATCAGATTCTGGAAGATATCGGATTAATGAAAATGCTTCCGGGGATGACGGTGATCAATACCTGCGATTATAATCAGACAAAAGCGGCAACCATTGCTATTGCAGATTACGAAGGTCCTGTTTATCTGCGTTTCGGACGTCCCGTAATTCCTGTTTTTACAGATGAAGATCAAAAATTTGAAATCGGAAAAGCATGGATGGTGAATGAAGGGAAAGATGTAACCATCATTGCAACGGGACATTTGGTTTGGGAAGCCATTAAAGCAGGAGAAATTCTTGAAGAACAGGGAATCGATGCTGAAATTATTAACATTCACACCATTAAGCCTTTAGATTCTGAAGCCATTCTTACTTCCGTTAAAAAAACGGGTTGTGTAGTAACTGCGGAAGAACACAACAGATTAGGCGGATTGGGAGACAGTGTCGCTCAGCTCTTGATTACAGAATACCTTGCTCCTCAGGAATATGTTGCTGTAAACGACAGCTTCGGGGAAAGCGGAACACCGGATCAGCTGATGGAAAAATACGGATTAACAGCCCATGATATTGTAGAAGCGGTGGAAAAAGTAATGAAGAGAAAATAG
- a CDS encoding transketolase, translating into MHDIQKLKNIASQVRRDIVRMVHACQSGHPGGSLGCTDFLVALYFDAMKRKEGFDMTGKGEDAFYLSNGHISPVFYSVLAHAGYFDKAELATFRKLNSRLQGHPTTHEHLPGVRIASGSLGQGLSVAVGHAVGKKLDKDTNLVFSLHGDGELQEGQNWEAIMYASHNRVDNLIATIDYNGQQIDGPTSKVLSLGNLKTKFEAFDWKVLEVENGNDMEEILKVLDEAKSLTGKGQSICILLKTEMGYGVDYMMGTHAWHGKAPNDEQLAKALDQLEETLGDY; encoded by the coding sequence ATGCACGACATTCAAAAATTAAAAAATATTGCTTCACAGGTTCGCAGAGATATTGTAAGAATGGTTCACGCCTGCCAGTCTGGACATCCAGGAGGTTCATTGGGATGTACAGATTTTCTTGTAGCGCTCTACTTCGATGCAATGAAAAGAAAAGAAGGATTTGATATGACGGGAAAAGGCGAAGATGCATTTTATCTTTCCAACGGTCATATTTCGCCTGTTTTTTACAGTGTTCTGGCACATGCGGGATATTTCGACAAAGCTGAACTGGCAACTTTCAGAAAGCTGAATTCCAGATTGCAGGGACACCCGACTACGCACGAACATCTTCCCGGAGTTCGCATTGCTTCGGGTTCGCTTGGACAGGGATTGTCTGTAGCAGTCGGTCATGCGGTCGGAAAGAAATTAGATAAAGATACGAATTTGGTTTTCAGTCTTCACGGCGACGGAGAATTGCAGGAAGGGCAGAACTGGGAAGCGATTATGTATGCTTCTCACAACAGAGTTGATAATCTCATCGCCACCATAGATTATAACGGACAGCAGATTGACGGCCCCACATCCAAAGTACTTTCTCTGGGAAATCTTAAAACCAAGTTTGAAGCTTTTGACTGGAAAGTTCTTGAAGTAGAAAACGGAAATGATATGGAAGAAATTCTAAAAGTTCTTGACGAAGCCAAATCTTTGACAGGAAAAGGACAGTCGATTTGTATTCTCCTGAAAACAGAAATGGGTTACGGCGTCGATTATATGATGGGAACTCATGCTTGGCATGGAAAAGCACCGAATGATGAGCAACTTGCAAAGGCATTAGATCAACTCGAAGAAACTTTAGGCGATTATTAA